One genomic region from Cucumis melo cultivar AY chromosome 9, USDA_Cmelo_AY_1.0, whole genome shotgun sequence encodes:
- the LOC103482754 gene encoding uncharacterized protein LOC103482754: MDPKEVKSDLVLILDFGSQYTHLITRRIRSLSVFSLCISGTSSLKAITDLNPQVVILSGGPHSVHACDSPSFASGFVEWAEANGVYVLGICYGLQLIVQRLGGVVEVGEKQEYGRMEIEVEKANGLYGTKRVGDRQVVWMSHGDEVAKLPQGFEVVARSQQGAVAAVENRSKRFYGLQYHPEVTHSPEGMETLRYFLFDVCGIAANWKMENLLDEEIKIIKETVGPDDHVICALSGGVDSTVAATLVHKAIGDRLHCVFVDNGLLRYKERERVMETFERDLHLPVTCVDAVDQFLSKLKGVTDPEVKRKIIGKEFISIFDSFGHDLELKIGKKPSYLVQGTLYPDVIESCPPPGSGRTHSHTIKSHHNVGGLPKDMKLKLIEPLKLLFKDEVRQLGKILNVPNAFLKRHPFPGPGLAVRVLGDVTEGNALEVLRQVDEIFIQSIKDAGLYDSIWQAFAVFLPIKSVGVQGDQRTHSHVVALRAVTSQDGMTADWFNFEHQFLDNVSRKICNSVRGVNRVVQDITSKPPSTIEWE, encoded by the exons ATGGACCCTAAAGAAGTCAAGTCCGATTTGGTTTTGATTCTCGACTTTGGTTCACAATACACCCACCTCATCACTCGTCGGATTCGAAGCCTCTCTGTTTTTTCTCTTTGCATTTCGGGTACTTCATCGCTTAAAGCCATCACTGATCTCAACCCACAAGTTGTTATTCTCTCCGGTGGCCCTCATTCTGTCCATGCTTGTGATTCCCCGAGTTTCGCTTCTGGGTTTGTAGAGTGGGCGGAGGCGAATGGGGTTTATGTTTTGGGTATTTGTTATGGGCTTCAGTTGATTGTGCAGAGGTTGGGAGGTGTGGTGGAGGTTGGGGAGAAGCAGGAGTATGGGAGAATGGAGATTGAGGTGGAGAAGGCTAATGGGTTGTATGGGACTAAGAGGGTTGGAGACCGGCAAGTTGTTTGGATGAGCCATGGAGATGAGGTGGCGAAACTTCCTCAGGGTTTTGAAGTTGTGGCAAGGAGTCAACAAGGGGCAGTCGCGGCTGTGGAAAATCGCTCCAAGAGGTTTTATGGGTTGCAGTATCATCCTGAG GTGACACATTCACCAGAAGGAATGGAGACGTTACGTTATTTTCTCTTTGATGTCTGTGGGATTGCTGCTAACTGGAAGATGGAGAATTTACTAGatgaagaaattaaaataatcaaaGAAACTGTGGGTCCAGACGATCATGTCATATGTGCATTATCAGGAGGTGTGGATTCAACAGTTGCTGCAACTCTTGTTCATAAGGCAATTGGGGATAGGCTTCACTGTGTTTTTGTCGACAATGGTCTATTGAG GTATAAAGAAAGAGAACGTGTTATGGAAACCTTTGAGAGAGATCTACATCTGCCTGTTACTTGTGTCGATGCAGTTGACCAATTTCTTAGCAAGCTTAAAGGTGTCACAGATCCTGaggttaaaagaaaaataattggaAAGGAGTTCATTTCTATATTTGATTCATTTGGCCATGACCTAGAACTTAAAATTGGTAAGAAGCCTTCATACTTGGTCCAAGGCACATTGTATCCTGATGTAATTGAATCTTGCCCACCACCTGGATCTGGAAGAACTCATTCCCACACAATCAAAAGTCATCATAACGTTGGAGGACTTCCCAAGGACATGAAACTGAAACTTATCGAGCCACTTAAACTCCTCTTTAAGGATGAG GTACGCCAACTCGGGAAAATATTGAACGTTCCTAATGCATTTCTAAAGCGTCATCCTTTTCCTGGGCCTGGTCTTGCTGTACGGGTGCTGGGCGATGTAACAGAAGGCAATGCATTAGAAGTTCTTCGCCAG GTTGATGAGATTTTTATTCAATCGATCAAGGATGCTGGGCTTTATGATTCGATATGGCAGGCATTTGCAGTGTTTTTACCTATAAAATCAGTTGGAGTTCAAGGTGATCAAAGGACCCATTCTCATGTTGTTGCTCTGAGAGCTGTTACAAGTCAAGATGGAATGACAGCAGATTG GTTTAATTTTGAGCATCAGTTCCTGGATAATGTGTCGAGAAAAATCTGCAATAGTGTTCGAGGCGTAAACCGCGTTGTTCAAGATATTACATCAAAACCTCCATCAACGATTGAATGGGAATGA
- the LOC103482755 gene encoding uncharacterized protein LOC103482755, which produces MGTKHMQSNSSMVGRVSKSHKMHCKAVDRPSKDLQQPSPKSLVNPSSKKLDSTASTRVACCRSQRFCTCKSCMEYSRHNEISLKLVQKNEASEPFSSKKFVGVADKQCKQLLDALGIFNSNKELFVNLLQDPNSLLIKRIEDNTESRNRKQQMMTFFDSRLSENKIREVGESDEPKCCQNLKPCDRLPAEDSDDSLSLERIVVLKPNSTSSLQAAVGTNYCSSLKSHSSCTKNGQSDKGTLFSFRQIKRKMKQAMRVGRKEGECLSSNGMPKETPVICRAPKDDGKQTVIGATRRSSYSKIQTDDKGISSSFQDSLERDQEDKAFYSRNGDKTASTSESTYKKVVQPAVLSNLKRQKSKKHEGDKEVSRKMKAKPWGWVMCFSDDDILPSNKPGCHTAGRMRYSHLGNKKFIHEKKTQPQNDEEQCCKTPEMVKVGASFAEAGRDDDQLHASTTELNVSPVIFPEVDQDPIIEGSVKLIKEVTTVQQERSNFCEASSRFDNSSNTSYCQRTNKNEGFGEKGNPELSKPNLPLEVQPSAFSVDTFPSSSLQFQTVEDPNGFCDRVVQPLPEPINDQLLVDATSSNLAITSGTAEPSSEALPINFEEDQCTGLARLQEVLDPAIASFHCCGSTSQCILELLQVSKQNWNELSMDCHSSTWLQISFVDKVKMFSSQLCGDCVLLFDYFNEVLEDVFHCYVRCSSWLSSYKPHIQAPNKESTFYHEVMQHMDWSLLQQQPPQTLDHLCLRDLKSRTWIDYPTETEEVVTIIAESVLRELIIESVVYLGL; this is translated from the exons ATGGGAACAAAGCATATGCAATCTAATTCTAGCATGGTTGGAAGAGTCTCAAAAAGCCACAAAATGCATTGCAAAGCAGTTGATAGACCTAGCAAAGACCTTCAACAACCATCTCCTAAAAGTTTGGTCAATCCATCATCAAAGAAGCTAGATTCAACAGCTTCAACAAGAGTAGCTTGCTGCAGAAGTCAAAGATTTTGTACTTGTAAAAGTTGTATGGAGTATAGCCGACATAATGAGATCAGCCTAAAATTGGTTCAGAAGAATGAAGCGTCTGAGCCATTTTCAAGTAAAAAATTTGTTGGTGTGGCTGATAAACAGTGTAAACAATTGTTAGATGCATTGGGAATTTTCAATTCGAATAAGGAATTGTTTGTAAATCTACTACAAGACCCTAATTCTCTGTTGATTAAACGTATTGAAGACAATACTGAATCGAGGAACAGAAAACAGCAGATGATGACTTTCTTTGATAGCAGGTTGTCTGAAAACAAAATAAGAGAAGTGGGGGAATCTGATGAGCCTAAGTGCTGTCAAAACTTGAAGCCCTGTGATAGATTACCCGCTGAGGATAGTGATGATTCTCTATCCTTGGAAAGAATAGTAGTATTAAAGCCAAATTCAACTAGCTCACTACAGGCGGCTGTAGGAACCAATTATTGCTCCTCTCTGAAATCTCATTCTAGTTGCACAAAGAATGGGCAGAGTGACAAGGgaactcttttttcttttagacaaaTAAAAAGGAAGATGAAGCAAGCAATGAGGGTAGGGAGAAAAGAAGGTGAATGCCTATCATCTAATGGTATGCCTAAGGAAACGCCAGTGATCTGTAGGGCCCCAAAAGATGATGGTAAACAGACGGTTATAGGGGCAACTAGAAGAAGTTCCTATAGTAAAATTCAAACAGATGATAAAGGAATTTCTAGTTCATTTCAAGATTCCCTAGAAAGAGATCAAGAAGACAAGGCATTTTACTCTAGAAATGGGGACAAGACAGCTTCTACTAGTGAAAGTACCTACAAAAAGGTTGTCCAGCCAGCTGTGCTAAGTAATCTCAAACGGCAGAAGTCTAAGAAGCACGAAGGAGATAAAGAGGTTTCAAGAAAAATGAAAGCAAAACCGTGGGGGTGGGTGATGTGCTTTTCTGACGATGACATATTGCCATCAAATAAACCCGGATGCCATACTGCAGGCCGTATGAGATACTCCCACCTTGGCAATAAGAAGTTTATTCACGAGAAGAAGACACAACCTCAGAATGACGAGGAACAATGTTGCAAGACTCCAGAAATGGTTAAAGTAGGAGCTTCTTTTGCAGAGGCGGGGAGGGATGATGACCAATTGCACGCCTCAACTACAGAGTTGAATGTATCTCCCGTCATTTTTCCTGAAGTGGATCAAGATCCAATTATTGAAg GATCTGTGAAGCTCATAAAAGAAGTTACCACTGTACAACAGGAAAGAAGCAATTTTTGTGAAGCATCATCTAGATTTGATAACAGTTCCAACACTAGTTACTGTCAGAGAACAAACAAGAACGAGGGCTTTGGAGAGAAAGGAAATCCGGAGCTCTCTAAACCG AATTTGCCTTTGGAGGTTCAACCATCAGCTTTTTCAGTAGATACATTTCCGTCCAGCTCATTACAATTTCAGACAGTGGAAGATCCTAATGGTTTTTGTGATAGAGTAGTTCAGCCTCTACCAGAACCTATAAATGACCAACTTTTGGTAGATGCAACCTCTAGTAATCTGGCTATCACCTCAGGAACAG CTGAGCCATCTAGTGAAGCACTCCCCATTAATTTTGAAGAGGACCAGTGTACTGGTTTGGCAAGATTGCAAGAGGTTCTCGATCCTGCCATCGCGTCCTTTCATTGTTGTGGCTCTACCTCTCAGTGTATACTTGAGCTGCTGCAAGTCTCAAAACAGAATTGGAATGAATTGTCGATGGATTGTCATTCTTCGACTTGGCTGCAGATATCGTTTGTTGACAAAGTGAAGATGTTTAGTAGCCAGTTATGTGGTGATTGTGTGCTTCTTTTTGACTATTTTAATGAAGTCCTTGAGGATGTTTTCCACTGTTATGTTAGATGCTCCTCATGGTTATCATCTTATAAGCCACACATTCAAGCACCTAATAAGGAAAGCACTTTTTATCACGAGGTTATGCAGCATATGGATTGGTCACTTTTGCAGCAGCAGCCACCACAAACACTGGACCATCTTTGTTTAAGAGACTTGAAATCTAGAACATGGATCGACTATCCAACTGAAACTGAAGAGGTTGTTACGATTATAGCGGAATCGGTTTTAAGAGAATTAATCATTGAAAGTGTTGTTTACCTTGGTTTATGA
- the LOC103482756 gene encoding UDP-N-acetylmuramoyl-L-alanyl-D-glutamate--2,6-diaminopimelate ligase MurE homolog, chloroplastic encodes MASTFTFLPFPLILSPRPNFPSIRPQFHRQYLPAIRILRPSVPSAIGPDGKFYPDPAEDDPPEAPEDSGHGVSKFQQIYRQAARARRIQEEDFKKHQSTYLSAIADVEDAPENAEYLNSESSGDDLFGEIDKAIALKRKEFVKQGLLKPNPKKEKVGEKDELEGIDELETEEVADLEEINELRGLTVISEDEEVEEDENEDGPRNLDDNVSALGHEDELSSFNSFDVDFDNYGKVKARIVEPKFKMTLAELLDESKVVPVSVFGNLEIEITGIQHDSRVVTAGDLFVCCVGRETDGHLYLTEADKRGAVAVVASKEIDIEETLGCKALVMVEDTNSVLPALAASFYRNPSKNMAVIGITGTDGKTSTSYLIKGMYEAMGLRTGLLGTVAYYLHGDNKLESPSTTPDAILVQNLMAKMLHNGTEAVVMEVSSDGLARGRCDEVDFDIAVFTNLTSDHLDFQGSEEEYRDAKAKLFKRMVDPDRHRKVINIDDPNAPFFIGQGNLDVPVVTFAMENKNADVHPLKYELSLFETQVLVHTPQGILEISSGLLGKHNIYNILAAVAVGIAVGAPLEDIVRGVEEVDAVPGRFELIDEEQAFGVIVDHAHTPDGLSRLLDSVRELGPRRIITVFGCCGEHERGKRPMMTKIATDKSDVTILTSDNPRNEDPLDILDDMLAGIGWTMQDYLKHGENDYYPPLSNGHRIFLHDIRRVAVRAAVAMGEEGDVVVVAGKGHETYQIEGDKTEFFDDREECREALQYVDELHQAGIDTSEFPWRLPESH; translated from the exons ATGGCTTCAACTTTCACTTTCCTTCCATTTCCTCTCATTCTCTCTCCCCGCCCAAATTTTCCTTCTATTAGACCTCAATTTCACCGCCAGTATCTTCCCGCCATTCGAATTCTCCGACCTTCAGTTCCTTCCGCCATTGGACCGGACGGAAAATTCTATCCGGACCCGGCCGAAGATGACCCACCGGAAGCTCCGGAAGATTCTGGCCATGGAGTTTCAAAGTTTCAGCAGATATACCGCCAGGCAGCTCGTGCGAGGAGGATTCAAGAGGAGGATTTCAAGAAGCATCAGTCTACTTATCTTTCGGCCATTGCTGACGTTGAGGATGCTCCTGAGAATGCGGAGTATTTGAATTCGGAGAGCTCGGGTGATGATTTGTTCGGTGAAATTGACAAAGCTATTGCTCTGAAGCGGAAGGAGTTCGTGAAGCAGGGACTTCTCAAGCCTAACCCGAAGAAAGAAAAGGTGGGTGAGAAAGATGAACTTGAGGGCATTGATGAGTTGGAGACTGAGGAGGTCGCAGATTTGGAGGAGATTAACGAGCTTCGAGGGCTTACTGTGATTTCGGAGGACGAGGAGGTGGAGGAGGACGAGAATGAAGATGGACCTAGGAATTTGGATGACAATGTAAGTGCATTAGGTCATGAGGATGAACTATCTTCTTTTAATTCCTTTGATGTGGATTTTGATAACTATGGAAAAGTTAAGGCCAGGATTGTGGAACCCAAGTTCAAAATGACTTTAGCTGAGCTATTGGATGAAAGTAAGGTCGTTCCAGTTTCTGTTTTTGGCAATTTAGAGATAGAAATTACTGGCATTCAACACGATTCGAGGGTGGTTACCGCTGGTGACTTGTTTGTGTGTTGCGTTGGGAGGGAAACTGATGGGCATTTGTATTTAACTGAGGCAGATAAGAGGGGTGCAGTGGCTGTGGTGGCTAGCAAGGAGATAGATATAGAAGAAACTTTGGGCTGTAAAGCTTTGGTAATGGTGGAGGATACTAACTCTGTTCTTCCTGCATTGGCTGCTTCTTTTTACAGAAACCCCTCAAAGAATATGGCTGTGATAGGAATAACTGGGACGGATGGTAAAACGAGCACTTCCTACTTGATAAAGGGAATGTATGAGGCAATGGGGTTGAGAACTGGGTTGCTAGGGACAGTGGCTTATTATTTACATGGGGACAATAAGTTGGAGTCGCCAAGTACGACCCCGGATGCTATTTTGGTCCAAAACTTAATGGCGAAGATGCTTCATAATGGAACTGAAGCGGTTGTCATGGAGGTTTCATCTGATGGACTTGCTCGTGGCAGGTGTGATGAAGTTGATTTTGATATAGCTGTCTTTACAAATTTGACTAGCGACCATTTGGATTTTCAAGGGTCAGAAGAGGAGTATAGGGATGCCAAAGCCAAGCTATTTAAAAGGATGGTGGATCCAGACCGACACCGAAAAGTTATTAACATTGATGATCCCAATGCACCATTCTTCATAGGTCAAGGAAACCTAGATGTGCCTGTTGTAACCTTTGCAATGGAAAACAAAAACGCTGACGTCCATCCCCTGAAATATGAATTGTCACTATTTGAGACACAGGTTTTGGTTCACACTCCCCAGGGAATACTGGAGATATCATCGGgtttgcttggaaagcacaacATTTACAATATTCTTGCAGCAGTGGCAGTAGGGATTGCAGTTGGAGCACCATTAGAGGATATTGTTAGAGGTGTTGAAGAAGTTGATGCTGTTCCTGGGAGATTCGAGCTGATTGATGAGGAGCAGGCGTTTGGTGTAATTGTTGATCATGCTCATACTCCAGATGGTCTATCCCGGCTGCTTGATTCTGTAAGGGAGCTTGGGCCAAGGAGGATTATCACTG TTTTTGGATGCTGTGGTGAGCATGAAAGGGGGAAAAGACCCATGATGACAAAGATCGCAACTGATAAAAGTGATGTTACAATTCTGACATCTGATAATCCAAGGAATGAAGATCCAT TGGACATCTTGGATGATATGTTGGCTGGAATAGGCTGGACTATGCAGGATTACTTGAAACACGGAGAAAATGATTACTACCCACCTCTCTCAAATGGTCATAGGATTTTCCTGCATGATATCAGACGTGTGGCTGTACGTGCTGCTGTTGCAATGGGCGAGGAAGGCGACGTGGTT GTGGTTGCTGGCAAGGGCCACGAAACATATCAAATTGAAGGTGATAAAACGGAATTTTTTGATGATAGAGAAGAATGCAGAGAAGCACTACAATATGTTGATGAACTTCACCAAGCTGGAATTGACACTAGTGAATTTCCATGGAG GCTACCAGAGAGTCATTGA